From the Streptomyces pluripotens genome, one window contains:
- a CDS encoding helix-turn-helix domain-containing protein, with the protein MGRRQQPTARQARLGLELRKLREAAGLKATEAASLLGVNSVQMSQIESGISGVSEQRVRRLAANYACSDERLIDALVLMATDRARGWWEEYRGTLPAAYLDLAELDHHATYRHDVAIIHVPGLLQTEKYARALFGYMNPEFPSDEVHLRVEHRMKRRVVIEGADPIPYDTVIHEAALRINVAGRAASRVQLDRILEMSEAAHITVRVIPFALDDFAGAGSTMVHVGGPVPRLDTIVRDAPHGTAFVDSAAQLEHFRKLFRKVKEEALTPKQSRDLVHRLAKEL; encoded by the coding sequence ATGGGGCGTCGCCAGCAGCCCACAGCACGTCAGGCGCGTCTGGGGCTGGAGCTGCGAAAGCTGCGGGAGGCTGCCGGACTCAAGGCAACCGAGGCAGCAAGCCTGCTTGGTGTGAACTCCGTTCAGATGAGCCAGATCGAGTCAGGGATCTCCGGCGTCAGCGAGCAGCGGGTGCGTCGGCTTGCCGCGAACTACGCCTGCTCTGACGAGAGACTGATCGACGCCCTGGTGCTGATGGCAACCGACCGCGCGCGGGGCTGGTGGGAGGAGTACCGCGGCACTCTTCCCGCCGCCTACCTGGATCTCGCCGAGCTTGACCATCACGCCACATACCGCCATGACGTGGCGATCATCCACGTTCCGGGGCTCCTGCAGACGGAGAAGTACGCCCGCGCGCTCTTCGGTTACATGAACCCCGAGTTCCCGAGCGACGAGGTGCACCTACGGGTGGAACACCGGATGAAGCGGAGGGTCGTCATCGAGGGGGCAGACCCCATCCCGTACGACACCGTGATCCATGAAGCGGCACTACGCATCAACGTGGCCGGACGCGCCGCTTCCAGAGTCCAGCTGGACCGCATCCTGGAGATGTCCGAGGCCGCCCACATCACCGTCCGGGTGATCCCTTTCGCGTTGGACGACTTCGCAGGAGCCGGAAGCACCATGGTGCACGTCGGCGGTCCCGTTCCCCGTCTCGACACCATCGTGCGTGACGCCCCGCACGGCACTGCCTTCGTCGACTCCGCAGCACAACTGGAGCACTTTCGAAAGCTCTTCCGTAAGGTGAAGGAAGAGGCACTGACCCCGAAGCAGTCGCGTGACCTCGTCCATCGGCTGGCGAAGGAGCTGTGA
- a CDS encoding ATP-binding protein, producing the protein MPETWDYTLYILNDPRVVTICRRTLRLVLTLHGLIRLVDTAELVSNAVRHTKGPAALRVRRTAEGAVWIGAWDTDPAPPEPPQPLERVGELEEGRGLGLVRACADFWGWQPSARFGNRGKYVWCELSAA; encoded by the coding sequence ATGCCCGAAACCTGGGACTACACGCTCTACATCCTCAACGACCCGAGGGTGGTGACGATCTGCCGTCGCACCCTGCGCCTGGTCCTCACCCTGCACGGACTGATCCGCCTGGTGGATACGGCGGAGCTGGTCTCCAATGCCGTGCGGCACACGAAGGGACCGGCCGCGCTGAGGGTGCGCCGCACGGCGGAGGGGGCGGTGTGGATCGGGGCGTGGGACACCGATCCCGCCCCGCCGGAACCGCCGCAGCCACTGGAGCGGGTGGGGGAGCTGGAGGAGGGCAGGGGCCTGGGGCTGGTGCGGGCCTGCGCCGACTTCTGGGGATGGCAGCCGTCGGCCCGGTTCGGCAACCGGGGGAAATACGTGTGGTGCGAGCTCTCGGCGGCGTAG
- a CDS encoding chitinase, with the protein MDRAPGTPRLRRRRLATWSAATALALSVAGLAATPASAADVNNVNNAGFESGLTGWTCTAGSGTTVSSPVHGGSSALKATPAGQDDAQCTQTVTVQPSSTYTLSAWVQGGYSYLGVTGTGTKDVSTWTPNTTTWKQLSTTFTTGASTTSVTLYTHGWYGQTAYYADDISVYGPDGGGGGDPSPTVPSAPTGLAVSGTTSSSVSLSWSAVSGATGYNIYRDGTKVTAVTGTSTTVTGLAASTSYTFQVSATNAAGESAKSATVSATTASDGTGGGGGGGGGGSLPKHAVTGYWQNFDNGATAQKLSDVPSAYDIIAVAFADATSTPGAVSFNLDSADLGGYTVDQFKADIKAKQTAGKKVVISIGGQNGTVSINDSTSAANFANSVYSLMQTYGFDGVDIDLENGLNATYMTQALRSLSAKAGSSLIITMAPQTIDMQSTSNSYFQTALNIKDILTVVNTQYYNSGSMLGCDGKVYSQGSEDFLTALACIQLEGGLSPSQVGLGLPASTKAAGSGYVSPTVVDNALDCLTAGTNCGTFKPSKTYPDLRGAMTWSTNWDAASGNAWSDPVGAHVHALP; encoded by the coding sequence GTGGACCGCGCACCAGGCACACCCAGACTCCGCAGACGGCGGCTTGCGACATGGTCCGCCGCCACCGCCCTCGCCCTCTCGGTCGCGGGCCTCGCGGCCACCCCGGCCTCCGCCGCGGACGTCAACAACGTCAACAACGCGGGCTTCGAATCCGGTCTGACCGGCTGGACCTGTACGGCTGGCAGCGGCACCACGGTCTCCTCCCCGGTGCACGGGGGCTCCTCCGCCCTGAAGGCCACCCCGGCCGGCCAGGACGACGCCCAGTGCACCCAGACGGTAACGGTCCAACCCAGCTCGACGTACACGCTGAGCGCCTGGGTCCAGGGCGGCTACTCCTACCTGGGCGTGACGGGCACGGGTACGAAGGACGTCTCGACCTGGACTCCCAACACCACGACCTGGAAGCAGTTGTCGACCACCTTCACCACCGGCGCGTCCACGACGTCGGTCACCCTCTACACCCACGGCTGGTACGGCCAGACCGCCTACTACGCCGACGACATCTCGGTCTACGGCCCCGATGGCGGTGGCGGTGGCGACCCGTCCCCGACGGTCCCGTCCGCCCCGACCGGCCTGGCGGTCTCGGGTACGACCTCTTCCTCGGTCTCGCTGTCCTGGTCGGCGGTGTCGGGCGCGACGGGCTACAACATCTACCGCGACGGCACAAAGGTGACGGCGGTGACCGGCACCTCGACGACGGTGACCGGCCTGGCGGCCTCGACGTCGTACACCTTCCAGGTCTCGGCGACGAACGCGGCCGGCGAGTCGGCGAAGTCGGCCACGGTGTCGGCCACCACCGCCTCTGACGGCACCGGCGGCGGGGGTGGGGGCGGCGGGGGCGGCTCCCTGCCCAAGCACGCGGTGACCGGCTACTGGCAGAACTTCGACAACGGCGCCACGGCGCAGAAGCTGTCCGACGTCCCCTCCGCCTACGACATCATCGCGGTGGCCTTCGCCGACGCGACCTCGACGCCCGGCGCGGTCTCCTTCAACCTCGACTCGGCCGACCTCGGCGGTTACACCGTCGACCAGTTCAAGGCGGACATCAAGGCCAAGCAGACGGCCGGCAAGAAGGTCGTCATCTCGATCGGCGGACAGAACGGCACGGTGTCGATCAACGACTCGACGTCGGCGGCGAACTTCGCGAACTCGGTGTACTCCCTGATGCAGACGTACGGCTTCGACGGCGTCGACATCGACCTGGAGAACGGCCTCAACGCGACGTACATGACGCAGGCGCTGCGCTCACTGTCGGCCAAGGCGGGCTCGTCCCTGATCATCACGATGGCCCCGCAGACGATCGACATGCAGTCGACGTCGAACTCCTACTTCCAGACCGCCCTGAACATCAAGGACATCCTCACGGTCGTCAACACGCAGTACTACAACAGTGGTTCCATGCTGGGCTGCGACGGCAAGGTCTACAGCCAGGGGTCCGAGGACTTCCTGACCGCCCTCGCCTGCATCCAGTTGGAGGGTGGCCTCTCCCCGTCCCAGGTGGGCCTCGGCCTGCCGGCCTCCACGAAGGCGGCGGGCAGCGGCTACGTGTCGCCGACCGTGGTGGACAACGCCCTGGACTGCCTCACGGCAGGCACCAACTGCGGCACCTTCAAGCCGTCCAAGACCTACCCCGACCTGCGCGGTGCGATGACCTGGTCGACGAACTGGGACGCGGCCTCCGGCAACGCGTGGTCCGACCCGGTGGGGGCGCACGTGCACGCGCTGCCGTAG
- the cpaB gene encoding Flp pilus assembly protein CpaB, producing MNSRQRRGVILLILSVLCALGAFAGVLSVVHDVNSKVGPEVTAYRVKSDVKPYAALDAEQFEKVRMPKRWLSGNAVTDLRQIRGKIAVTTLRAGSLLQTDMIVDQPALQSGQQEVAIMIDAATGVAGKITPGSRVNVYATFEGKKDGDPDQSKIIVTNARVLDVGHITALDPDRSKSQQPAEAVPITFALSTLDAQRITYAESFAQRVRLALVAPGSETSVPDKDRTYELATDK from the coding sequence ATGAACTCCCGTCAGCGCCGCGGCGTGATACTCCTGATTCTGTCGGTCCTGTGCGCCCTCGGAGCGTTCGCCGGCGTGCTCTCCGTCGTCCACGACGTGAACTCCAAGGTCGGCCCCGAGGTCACCGCCTACCGGGTCAAGTCCGACGTGAAGCCCTACGCCGCGCTGGACGCGGAGCAGTTCGAGAAGGTCAGGATGCCCAAGCGCTGGCTGTCCGGGAACGCCGTCACCGACCTCCGCCAGATCCGGGGAAAGATCGCCGTGACCACCCTGCGGGCCGGCTCCCTGCTGCAGACCGACATGATCGTCGACCAGCCCGCCCTCCAGTCCGGACAGCAGGAGGTCGCCATCATGATCGACGCCGCCACGGGCGTGGCGGGCAAGATCACGCCGGGCTCACGGGTCAACGTGTACGCCACCTTCGAGGGAAAGAAGGACGGCGACCCGGACCAGTCGAAGATCATCGTCACCAACGCCCGGGTCCTCGACGTCGGCCACATCACCGCACTGGACCCCGACCGCAGCAAGAGCCAGCAGCCCGCCGAGGCCGTCCCCATCACCTTCGCGCTGTCCACCCTCGACGCCCAGCGCATCACCTACGCCGAGTCCTTCGCCCAGCGCGTCCGGCTCGCCCTGGTGGCACCCGGCAGCGAGACCAGCGTCCCGGACAAGGACCGCACCTACGAACTCGCGACGGACAAGTGA
- a CDS encoding AAA family ATPase: protein MPTRILPAGADPDAVRSLTTLLSQLPDAEPQPPVTDSTQLVDTLARLATESVDELPEVIVVHEHIGPVPALELIREVALRFPAAGVILVTTDASPGLFAAAMDSGARGLVALPLSYEDLASRVQAVAQWSTGVRRHLGHGVDEFGGAGGTVVTVSGAKGGTGATLTAIQLALAAQASGRATALVDLDLQTGDIASYLDIQFRRSVADLAAITDISPRVLADVVFRHDTGLALLLAPAEGERGEDVTDRAARQIVSALRSRYEIVVIDCGAQLGGAGAAAVETADTALLVTTPDVIAVRAAKRTVRMWDRLQIRKAEETTVVVNRHTRSTEIQPALVQRITGTALARTTVPANFKELQGVVDAGRVHELDSRSAVKQALWGLAGELGLAKSAKTAEGTSHRGGGRLRGDRGSVGFRRRKE, encoded by the coding sequence ATGCCCACCAGGATCCTCCCGGCCGGTGCGGACCCGGATGCCGTCCGCTCCCTCACCACCCTGCTCAGCCAGCTCCCCGACGCCGAACCACAGCCGCCGGTGACCGACTCCACCCAGCTGGTCGACACCCTCGCCCGGCTCGCCACGGAGTCGGTGGACGAGCTTCCGGAAGTCATCGTCGTCCATGAACACATCGGCCCGGTCCCCGCCCTGGAGCTGATCCGCGAGGTCGCCCTGCGCTTCCCGGCCGCAGGAGTCATCCTCGTCACCACCGACGCGAGCCCCGGCCTGTTCGCCGCCGCCATGGACTCCGGCGCCCGCGGCCTGGTCGCGCTGCCGCTGTCGTACGAGGACCTCGCCAGCCGCGTGCAGGCCGTCGCCCAGTGGTCGACGGGCGTACGGCGGCACCTCGGCCATGGCGTGGACGAGTTCGGCGGGGCCGGTGGCACCGTCGTCACGGTCAGCGGCGCCAAGGGCGGTACCGGCGCCACCCTGACCGCCATCCAGCTGGCCCTCGCCGCCCAGGCCTCCGGTCGCGCCACCGCCCTCGTCGACCTCGACCTCCAGACCGGCGACATCGCCTCCTACCTCGACATCCAGTTCCGCCGCTCAGTGGCCGACCTCGCCGCCATCACGGACATCTCCCCGCGCGTCCTCGCCGACGTCGTGTTCCGCCACGACACCGGCCTCGCCCTGCTCCTCGCGCCCGCCGAGGGCGAACGCGGCGAGGACGTCACCGACCGGGCCGCCCGCCAGATCGTCAGCGCGCTGCGCTCCCGCTACGAGATCGTCGTCATCGATTGCGGTGCCCAACTCGGCGGGGCCGGCGCGGCGGCCGTCGAGACGGCCGACACCGCCCTGCTGGTCACCACGCCGGACGTGATCGCCGTCCGCGCCGCCAAGCGGACGGTACGGATGTGGGACCGGTTGCAGATCCGCAAGGCCGAGGAGACGACAGTGGTCGTCAACCGGCATACGCGGAGTACGGAGATCCAGCCCGCGCTGGTGCAGCGCATCACCGGCACGGCCCTCGCGCGCACCACCGTCCCCGCCAACTTCAAGGAACTGCAGGGGGTGGTGGACGCGGGCCGGGTCCACGAACTCGACAGCAGGAGCGCGGTGAAGCAGGCCTTGTGGGGACTGGCGGGCGAGCTGGGGCTGGCGAAGTCGGCGAAGACGGCCGAGGGGACTTCCCACCGCGGGGGCGGACGGCTGCGGGGCGACCGCGGGTCGGTGGGCTTCCGGCGGCGGAAGGAGTGA
- a CDS encoding septum formation initiator: MAPLIILTLVLMWQAVLVGYAYTLAGNAADEGVRAGTAVPRGERFGVCEQAALKHLSGAWRGGATVESCGGTGYVTADVAIKVPVLFPGSIDFPVTVHGHAGAVEEVKR, translated from the coding sequence ATGGCACCGCTGATCATCCTGACGCTGGTGCTGATGTGGCAGGCCGTGTTGGTGGGGTACGCCTACACGCTCGCGGGGAATGCTGCGGACGAAGGTGTGCGGGCGGGAACGGCGGTACCTCGGGGGGAGCGGTTCGGCGTGTGCGAACAGGCGGCACTGAAGCACCTGTCGGGGGCGTGGCGAGGGGGCGCGACCGTGGAGTCCTGCGGAGGGACCGGTTATGTGACGGCGGACGTGGCCATCAAGGTCCCCGTGCTCTTCCCCGGCTCCATCGACTTCCCCGTCACCGTGCACGGCCACGCCGGGGCTGTGGAAGAGGTGAAGCGCTGA
- a CDS encoding TadE/TadG family type IV pilus assembly protein has product MAIEYLGFVPILLIVGLAGIQLGAVAYAAEQAGTAARAGARAASLGRSTAQACTDAVSGGIKVTCSSGGGGGSVTVTATVHIPEIVWDLGDATKTATMPLDHGPGQRSSGP; this is encoded by the coding sequence GTGGCCATCGAGTACCTCGGGTTCGTGCCGATCCTGCTGATCGTCGGACTGGCCGGCATCCAGCTCGGCGCGGTCGCCTACGCGGCCGAGCAGGCCGGAACGGCGGCCCGGGCGGGCGCCCGAGCCGCGTCCCTAGGACGGTCCACAGCACAGGCCTGCACGGACGCGGTGAGCGGCGGGATCAAGGTGACCTGCTCGTCCGGCGGCGGAGGCGGCTCCGTCACCGTCACCGCGACCGTGCACATCCCCGAGATCGTCTGGGACCTCGGCGACGCCACCAAGACCGCGACCATGCCGCTGGACCACGGACCAGGACAGAGGAGCAGCGGACCATGA
- a CDS encoding CpaF family protein: MSLRARINTPEEHRSRGEDGHLVASYRAKLLEEIDLAEMGSLAAAERRARLERVLGHIISREGPVLSTVERSQLIRRVVDEALGLGILEPLLEDASVTEIMVNGPDTIFVERGGRVEQLPLRFVSADQLMQTIERIVSTVNRRVDESNPMVDARLPSGERVNVIIPPLSLTGPILTIRRFPRSYTLQELIGFGSLDEHMVYLLAGLVQAKFNIIVSGATGTGKTTLLNALSGLIPPHERIITIEDSAELQLQQTHVVRLESRPPNVEGNGQVTIRDLVRNSLRMRPDRIVVGEVRGGESLDMLQAMSTGHDGSLATVHANSAEDALTRLQTLASMSDVEVPFAALHDQINSAVDVIVQLTRFADGARRITEIALLDSHGGEPYRLATVARFDARPMTPDGRVPGSFQYFPLPRRTADRLYMASQPVPQAFGVAHSAQQLATREAR, translated from the coding sequence ATGAGCCTGCGGGCACGTATCAACACCCCGGAGGAGCACCGCAGCCGGGGCGAGGACGGGCATCTGGTCGCCTCCTACCGCGCCAAGCTGCTGGAGGAGATCGACCTTGCGGAGATGGGCTCGCTGGCCGCCGCCGAGCGCCGGGCCCGGCTCGAGCGGGTGCTCGGGCACATCATCAGCCGCGAGGGCCCCGTGCTGTCGACGGTGGAGCGCTCCCAGCTGATCCGCCGGGTCGTGGACGAGGCGCTCGGCCTCGGCATCCTGGAACCGCTGCTTGAGGACGCCTCCGTCACCGAGATCATGGTGAACGGCCCCGACACGATCTTCGTGGAGCGCGGCGGCCGCGTCGAGCAGTTGCCACTCCGCTTCGTCTCCGCCGACCAGCTGATGCAGACCATCGAACGGATCGTCTCGACGGTCAACCGCCGGGTCGACGAGTCCAACCCGATGGTGGACGCCCGCCTTCCCTCCGGCGAACGTGTCAATGTCATCATCCCGCCGCTCTCACTGACCGGCCCGATCCTCACCATCCGCCGTTTCCCGCGCTCCTACACCCTCCAGGAACTGATCGGCTTCGGCTCGCTCGACGAGCACATGGTGTACCTGCTGGCCGGGCTGGTGCAGGCCAAGTTCAACATCATCGTCTCGGGTGCGACGGGCACGGGGAAGACCACCTTGCTCAACGCCCTGTCCGGACTCATCCCGCCACACGAACGCATTATCACCATCGAGGACTCCGCCGAACTCCAGCTCCAGCAGACACACGTGGTCCGCCTGGAGTCACGTCCGCCGAACGTCGAGGGCAACGGACAGGTCACCATCCGCGACCTCGTCCGCAACTCGTTGCGCATGCGCCCCGACCGGATCGTGGTCGGTGAGGTCCGCGGCGGCGAATCCCTCGACATGCTGCAGGCCATGTCCACGGGCCACGACGGCTCCCTCGCCACCGTGCACGCCAACAGCGCCGAGGACGCCCTGACCCGTCTGCAGACCCTCGCCTCGATGTCCGACGTCGAGGTGCCCTTCGCGGCGTTGCACGACCAGATCAACAGCGCGGTCGACGTCATCGTCCAGCTCACCCGGTTCGCCGACGGCGCCCGACGCATCACCGAGATCGCGCTGCTCGACAGCCACGGCGGGGAACCGTACCGGCTGGCGACCGTGGCCCGGTTCGACGCCCGGCCCATGACTCCCGACGGCCGCGTCCCCGGCTCCTTCCAGTACTTCCCCCTCCCACGCCGTACCGCCGACCGCCTCTACATGGCGAGCCAGCCCGTCCCGCAGGCCTTCGGCGTCGCCCATTCCGCGCAGCAGCTCGCCACCCGAGAAGCCAGGTAG
- a CDS encoding type II secretion system F family protein, with product MELHTLVQLTTGVALLTCVLAVVGVHTYASGRAQRAALVDRLTHTGPPPATGRRRRFGDLDRRLRRTRFGRWLELRLATTGLDVTPGEFFVYMLATVAALWLIGQATLAPFFGPLAGLLGVWATVQFLNWQRQKRIERFIGQLPELARILANATQAGLALRTAIGMAAEELEAPAGEELAKVSDQLAIGHTLEDALGELAARLPSRELVVLVTTLVLSNRAGGQVVSALRNLTETLEERKETRREVRTQLSQVTMTSYAVPVLGIGALFLMNGVKDGALERMTGSPVGQACVVIAFSLYAVGFVFIRRLSRIDV from the coding sequence ATGGAACTCCACACCCTCGTCCAGCTGACCACCGGCGTGGCGCTGCTGACCTGCGTGCTGGCAGTGGTCGGCGTGCACACCTACGCCTCGGGCCGGGCCCAGCGCGCCGCGCTCGTCGACCGACTCACGCACACCGGTCCGCCTCCGGCGACCGGCCGCAGACGCCGCTTCGGCGACCTCGACCGGCGGCTGCGCCGCACCCGCTTCGGCCGCTGGCTGGAACTGCGCCTCGCCACGACCGGCCTGGACGTCACACCAGGCGAGTTCTTCGTCTACATGCTCGCCACGGTCGCCGCGCTCTGGCTGATCGGCCAGGCCACGCTGGCCCCCTTCTTCGGACCGCTCGCAGGGCTCCTCGGTGTCTGGGCGACCGTGCAATTCCTCAACTGGCAACGCCAGAAACGCATCGAGCGCTTCATCGGCCAGCTTCCCGAACTAGCCCGCATCCTGGCCAACGCAACCCAGGCCGGCCTGGCCCTGCGCACCGCGATCGGCATGGCGGCGGAGGAACTGGAGGCCCCGGCGGGCGAGGAACTCGCCAAGGTGTCCGACCAACTGGCCATCGGCCACACCCTGGAGGACGCGCTCGGCGAGCTCGCCGCCCGGCTCCCCTCTCGCGAACTGGTGGTGCTCGTCACGACCCTGGTGCTGTCCAACCGGGCCGGCGGCCAGGTGGTCTCCGCGCTGCGGAACCTGACCGAGACGCTGGAGGAACGCAAGGAGACCCGGCGTGAGGTCCGCACCCAGCTCTCCCAGGTGACCATGACGTCGTACGCCGTACCCGTCCTCGGCATCGGCGCGCTGTTCCTGATGAACGGTGTCAAGGACGGCGCCCTGGAACGCATGACCGGCTCGCCGGTCGGCCAGGCCTGCGTGGTCATCGCCTTCTCCCTGTACGCCGTCGGATTCGTGTTCATCCGGCGCCTGAGCCGGATCGACGTGTGA
- a CDS encoding DUF5936 domain-containing protein: MGFLLALLMGVGVLGAFAGIRMYRADAKLPSDLAVALEVGATRTGAVGSVIDRMGMRYAPAVLRLMGPRLVAKYRRKIDLAGNPGGLTIDRYAARRAVYGVLGGVGFLVFLLRGQWFVALLLLLFGAFWTEVGIWSAMRVRRDVIERTLPDFLDVLAVVVSAGLGFRQALDRVASRYEGPWADELHITLRQMDLGMSRRQAFAELRRRNDSEQVAMFVTALQQGEELGAPIVDTLVSLAKDMRRTDAQNARRKAARAVPKATLMITTFMVPATMLLLGAGLLLGSGVDFGSLTGK, translated from the coding sequence ATGGGATTCCTCCTCGCGCTGCTGATGGGCGTCGGCGTCCTGGGCGCCTTCGCCGGCATCCGCATGTACCGCGCGGACGCGAAGCTCCCCAGCGACCTTGCCGTGGCCCTGGAGGTCGGTGCCACCCGCACCGGCGCGGTGGGTTCCGTCATCGACCGCATGGGCATGCGCTACGCCCCGGCCGTCCTCCGCCTCATGGGGCCCCGCCTGGTCGCCAAGTACCGCCGCAAGATCGACCTCGCGGGCAACCCCGGCGGCCTGACCATCGACCGGTACGCGGCCCGCCGTGCGGTCTACGGCGTGCTCGGCGGCGTGGGCTTCCTCGTCTTCCTGCTCCGCGGCCAGTGGTTCGTCGCCCTGCTGCTCCTGCTGTTCGGCGCGTTCTGGACCGAGGTCGGCATCTGGTCCGCGATGCGGGTCCGCAGGGACGTCATCGAGCGCACGCTGCCGGACTTCCTGGATGTGCTGGCGGTGGTGGTCAGCGCGGGCCTGGGGTTCCGCCAGGCCCTGGACCGGGTCGCCTCCCGCTACGAGGGTCCGTGGGCCGACGAACTCCACATCACCCTGCGCCAGATGGACCTGGGCATGAGCCGGCGCCAGGCGTTCGCGGAACTGCGTCGCCGCAACGACTCCGAGCAGGTCGCGATGTTCGTGACGGCACTGCAGCAGGGCGAGGAACTGGGCGCGCCCATCGTGGACACCCTCGTCTCCCTGGCCAAGGACATGCGTCGCACCGACGCCCAGAACGCCCGCCGCAAGGCCGCCCGCGCGGTACCCAAGGCCACGCTGATGATCACCACGTTCATGGTTCCGGCGACGATGCTCCTGCTCGGCGCGGGCCTGCTCCTGGGCTCCGGGGTGGACTTCGGCTCCCTCACGGGGAAGTGA
- a CDS encoding sensor histidine kinase encodes MEAGASTPATAAAPGVATAAGGAAEPSEKIQVRALQALCRQVFGFRLAMIVLAAPAALLNAAPGLGARLVGAAVVITFMVSYVLFRDWERFGPLLLRHPTLLAADTLFGSLLLVSAGPDTTLAYVSVCTPLLAGLVYSWRGAACFASLQSLILLLVHATLNTDRHAPVAEALFLPGLCVVAGAMGSTLRDLMLRFGAATQALTTTQARLAAAEAVSAERARLAREMHDSVAKTLYGVALAADGLASTVSMATPDPARLKEQAELVSRSARRAAAESRELLTDLRRERPETPEEEQPGTVESSERITVWRELELLARDVTARTGLLVTCHWSCVPELPVLPAPLTHHLFSIVAEALENTHRHAFATHVEVRAAVDGDLLRLAIRDDGTGIPSGMTLERLCASGHFGLLGMVERAAQAGARIRIGQVRHQPGTEVRVELPVSVLNRVDPSLRED; translated from the coding sequence ATGGAGGCAGGGGCCAGTACACCCGCGACAGCGGCGGCGCCTGGTGTGGCGACCGCGGCGGGGGGCGCGGCCGAGCCGTCGGAGAAGATCCAGGTCCGTGCATTGCAGGCGTTGTGCCGGCAGGTCTTTGGTTTCCGACTGGCCATGATCGTCCTGGCGGCCCCGGCGGCCCTGCTCAACGCCGCCCCCGGACTCGGCGCCCGCCTGGTCGGAGCGGCCGTGGTCATCACGTTCATGGTGTCCTACGTCCTGTTCCGCGACTGGGAACGTTTCGGGCCCCTCCTTCTGCGACACCCCACCCTCCTCGCCGCCGACACCCTCTTCGGATCCCTCCTCCTCGTCTCAGCAGGCCCGGACACCACCCTCGCCTACGTGAGCGTCTGCACTCCGTTGTTGGCCGGTCTGGTCTACAGCTGGCGCGGCGCGGCCTGCTTCGCCTCCCTCCAGTCCCTGATCCTGCTTCTTGTTCACGCCACCCTGAACACCGATCGGCACGCGCCCGTCGCCGAGGCACTGTTTCTGCCCGGCCTGTGTGTCGTCGCCGGAGCCATGGGCTCCACCCTGCGCGACCTGATGCTCCGCTTCGGCGCGGCGACCCAGGCACTGACGACGACCCAGGCGCGCCTCGCGGCTGCGGAGGCAGTCAGTGCCGAACGTGCCCGGCTGGCCCGTGAGATGCACGACTCCGTGGCCAAGACGCTCTACGGGGTGGCCCTGGCGGCGGACGGCCTGGCGTCGACCGTGTCGATGGCCACCCCCGACCCGGCCCGTCTCAAGGAACAGGCGGAACTTGTGTCCCGGTCGGCGCGCAGAGCGGCCGCGGAGTCACGGGAATTGCTGACGGACCTGCGGCGGGAGCGGCCGGAAACGCCCGAGGAGGAGCAGCCAGGCACCGTGGAGTCGTCCGAGCGGATCACGGTCTGGCGCGAACTGGAGCTCCTGGCCCGTGACGTCACCGCACGAACCGGACTGCTGGTCACCTGTCACTGGTCGTGTGTGCCGGAGCTTCCCGTGCTGCCGGCGCCCCTCACCCACCACCTCTTCTCCATCGTCGCGGAAGCGCTGGAGAACACCCATCGCCACGCCTTTGCGACCCATGTCGAGGTCCGGGCCGCCGTCGATGGTGACCTGCTCCGTCTTGCCATTCGCGACGACGGCACCGGCATCCCGTCCGGAATGACCCTCGAACGACTCTGCGCCTCGGGCCACTTCGGCCTGCTCGGCATGGTCGAACGAGCTGCCCAGGCAGGTGCCCGCATCCGTATCGGGCAAGTCCGTCACCAGCCAGGCACGGAGGTACGAGTGGAGCTGCCCGTATCCGTCCTGAACCGAGTCGATCCGTCCCTCCGGGAAGACTGA